Proteins encoded within one genomic window of Methanosarcina barkeri str. Wiesmoor:
- a CDS encoding metal-dependent hydrolase: MLLFGHIGVTLGIFFGLAILIPRLRTIIDPKYLVIGALLPDLIDKPLGMIIFASTFANGRIICHTLLSVLSLFLVGLYIYKKKKDVKVLSLASGSFFHLMEDYMWTNPRTLFWPLLGFEFPKYRTDFNGIEYLTKLFENSFTFHISLSSVPEILGMGIIVILALHWLIKEFGQNKS, from the coding sequence ATGCTTCTTTTTGGACATATTGGGGTTACATTGGGAATATTCTTTGGACTTGCAATTTTAATACCTCGGCTAAGGACTATTATAGATCCAAAATACTTAGTCATTGGAGCTCTTCTGCCCGACTTAATCGACAAGCCTTTAGGAATGATTATCTTTGCTTCTACCTTTGCAAACGGACGTATCATATGTCATACTCTGTTATCCGTTCTTTCTCTTTTCCTGGTAGGTTTATACATATACAAAAAGAAAAAAGATGTCAAAGTTCTCAGCCTTGCTTCAGGATCCTTCTTCCATCTTATGGAAGATTATATGTGGACAAATCCTAGAACTTTATTCTGGCCTCTCCTCGGATTCGAATTCCCCAAATATCGGACAGATTTCAATGGAATTGAATACTTGACAAAACTGTTTGAAAACTCGTTTACATTTCATATTTCGCTTTCTTCCGTTCCTGAAATCTTGGGGATGGGGATAATAGTTATTTTGGCTTTACACTGGTTAATAAAAGAATTTGGGCAAAATAAGTCTTAA
- a CDS encoding GrpB family protein: MAREMTVVPYNEVWVDLYKIEKELLESIFGELIIDIQHFGSTSIKGMSAKPIIDIMIVVENINQVDNYNELMIEKGYNPRGENGIEGRRYFVKFAPDNSGNHTHHIHIYQKGNTHITDELMFRDYLRVDLESFKEYEQVKLGASLKHRYSPRDYVDAKYNCVMKIMEKARQHYIKSERGSKCL; encoded by the coding sequence ATGGCAAGGGAAATGACAGTCGTTCCATATAATGAAGTTTGGGTTGACCTATACAAAATAGAAAAAGAACTTCTCGAAAGCATCTTTGGAGAGCTTATAATAGATATTCAACATTTTGGTTCAACTTCGATAAAAGGCATGAGTGCAAAACCGATTATTGACATTATGATAGTTGTTGAAAATATCAATCAAGTTGATAATTACAATGAACTCATGATAGAAAAAGGATACAATCCAAGGGGCGAAAATGGCATTGAAGGAAGAAGATATTTTGTAAAGTTTGCCCCTGATAATTCTGGTAACCATACACACCACATTCATATATATCAAAAAGGAAACACCCACATAACAGATGAATTGATGTTTAGGGACTATCTGAGAGTTGATCTTGAGAGCTTTAAGGAATATGAACAAGTAAAGCTTGGAGCTTCTCTTAAACACCGCTATTCGCCGAGAGATTATGTTGATGCCAAATATAACTGTGTAATGAAGATAATGGAAAAAGCACGCCAACATTACATCAAAAGTGAAAGAGGAAGTAAATGTCTGTAG
- the nudC gene encoding NAD(+) diphosphatase gives MIPVDRENPICPECFPEFIVGIEPPANRTEKALWFIFRGREVLLKLNKNPGAIPKMLDFGELGLSEIREQYLGTLEGTHCYSVELPEDAQAPEGMKFADLRQAYTEMNEKCFALVNKAVQIMEWDRTNQYCSRCGAKTLQKPGERGKECPECGELFYPRISPAVIVLIRKEHEILLARSPNFMPGMYGLIAGFVEPGESAETAVVRETREEVGIKVKNISYFGTQAWPFPNSLMIGFTAEYDSGEIQPDGFEIEDAGWFSVEKLPGLPGKISIARKLIDYFLKEEGLEV, from the coding sequence ATGATCCCAGTAGATAGGGAAAATCCCATTTGCCCGGAATGCTTCCCGGAGTTTATCGTAGGCATCGAGCCGCCAGCCAACAGGACGGAAAAAGCGCTCTGGTTTATTTTCCGGGGCCGCGAGGTTCTCCTCAAGCTTAATAAAAACCCTGGAGCAATCCCAAAAATGCTGGACTTTGGAGAACTTGGGCTCTCTGAAATTCGGGAACAGTATCTTGGGACACTTGAGGGAACTCACTGTTATTCAGTGGAACTGCCTGAAGATGCACAGGCACCTGAGGGTATGAAATTTGCAGATCTCAGACAGGCGTATACGGAAATGAATGAGAAGTGCTTTGCGCTTGTGAATAAAGCTGTTCAGATTATGGAATGGGATAGAACTAACCAGTATTGCAGTCGTTGCGGGGCAAAAACCCTGCAAAAACCCGGCGAAAGGGGAAAGGAGTGCCCTGAATGTGGAGAACTTTTCTATCCTAGGATCTCGCCTGCCGTGATTGTACTTATCCGAAAAGAGCATGAGATTTTACTTGCAAGGTCCCCGAATTTTATGCCAGGAATGTATGGTTTGATAGCCGGTTTTGTTGAACCAGGTGAGTCAGCCGAAACTGCGGTAGTCAGGGAAACCAGGGAAGAAGTGGGAATTAAGGTCAAAAATATCAGTTATTTCGGGACACAAGCTTGGCCGTTTCCGAATTCTCTTATGATCGGATTTACTGCGGAGTACGATTCTGGAGAGATCCAACCCGATGGATTTGAGATTGAGGATGCCGGATGGTTTTCGGTTGAAAAACTGCCTGGGTTGCCTGGGAAAATAAGCATTGCAAGAAAGCTGATTGACTATTTCCTTAAAGAAGAAGGGCTGGAAGTTTAA
- a CDS encoding ABC transporter ATP-binding protein has protein sequence MIELKDFSYTYGTAESPVLNKINLEVRQGELLLVTGHSAAGKTTLALAMAGILHHEIGGKTEGEIIFKNRNVKSFNGMKELSRHIGMVFDDAESQLIFTSVEEEIRSGLENRGYPIKELRHRLEEVMEFCEISHLRNRAPHALSGGQKQKVALAATFALDTEVLILDEATAELDTKAVRRIFSILKRLKEAGKTIIIIDHNIDDFLEIGDRVVLLEKGRIKDIKSPADFSASSLSASSLALEPEIPETDRQTLYMPHNKWKERKPIISVKNLTQRYGEVLALDSIDLEIYPGELVAVLGENGSGKTTLVKHFNGLLRPYSGSVTIKGFETSKSSVNELVKYTGLVFQNPDNMLFEDTVEAEIAFGLNNINIKGLEAEKAISDSLELVNLGEKLRVFPRNLSRGERQRLAVACIIAMKPELIVLDEPTTGLDAEESDSMMQLIRKLQQEGHTIVMVTHNMQIVKDHAERVIRMAAGKIVEDTSRITADSEQVSREHIGGICT, from the coding sequence ATGATAGAACTAAAAGATTTTTCATATACCTACGGAACAGCTGAAAGCCCTGTTCTGAATAAAATTAACCTTGAAGTCCGACAGGGAGAACTGCTTCTAGTTACCGGACACAGTGCAGCCGGAAAGACAACGCTTGCTCTTGCAATGGCAGGTATCCTGCACCATGAAATAGGGGGCAAGACCGAAGGAGAAATCATTTTCAAAAACCGGAACGTAAAAAGTTTTAACGGCATGAAGGAACTGAGCCGGCATATCGGGATGGTTTTTGATGATGCGGAATCACAGCTGATCTTCACAAGTGTCGAAGAGGAAATCCGTTCGGGACTTGAAAATCGTGGCTATCCCATAAAAGAACTGAGACACAGGCTGGAAGAAGTAATGGAATTCTGCGAAATCAGCCACCTTAGAAACCGGGCTCCCCATGCTCTTTCTGGCGGTCAGAAGCAAAAAGTTGCACTTGCAGCAACCTTTGCCCTCGATACCGAAGTCCTTATCCTTGACGAAGCTACAGCCGAACTGGATACAAAGGCTGTAAGAAGAATCTTTTCAATCCTGAAAAGGCTGAAAGAAGCCGGAAAGACTATCATAATCATAGACCACAACATAGATGATTTCCTCGAAATCGGGGATAGGGTCGTGCTGCTTGAAAAAGGCAGAATAAAAGATATAAAAAGTCCAGCTGATTTTTCAGCATCTTCTCTTTCAGCATCTTCTCTCGCTTTAGAACCGGAAATTCCTGAAACTGACAGACAGACTCTTTATATGCCTCATAATAAGTGGAAGGAAAGAAAGCCCATTATTTCTGTAAAGAATCTCACACAGCGTTACGGAGAAGTCCTGGCACTCGACAGCATAGACCTGGAGATTTATCCTGGGGAGCTCGTTGCTGTGCTGGGCGAGAATGGTTCAGGCAAGACAACCCTTGTCAAGCACTTTAATGGCCTTTTACGCCCTTATTCTGGGAGTGTAACTATAAAAGGCTTTGAAACTTCAAAAAGTTCTGTAAACGAGCTTGTCAAATATACCGGTCTGGTCTTTCAGAACCCGGACAACATGCTTTTTGAGGATACTGTCGAAGCAGAAATTGCTTTCGGATTAAATAACATTAATATAAAAGGGCTTGAGGCTGAGAAAGCAATATCCGATTCCCTTGAACTTGTAAATTTGGGCGAAAAACTGAGAGTTTTTCCCCGCAACCTGAGCAGAGGAGAAAGGCAGAGACTGGCGGTTGCTTGCATAATTGCCATGAAGCCCGAACTGATCGTGCTCGATGAACCTACAACAGGTCTGGATGCCGAAGAATCGGACAGTATGATGCAGCTCATACGAAAACTCCAGCAGGAAGGGCACACAATAGTCATGGTGACCCATAACATGCAGATAGTAAAAGACCACGCCGAGAGGGTTATTCGCATGGCGGCCGGAAAAATCGTCGAAGATACCAGCAGGATAACTGCAGATAGTGAGCAGGTGAGCAGAGAACACATTGGAGGCATTTGTACATGA
- a CDS encoding energy-coupling factor transporter transmembrane protein EcfT yields MKEIMQYINSDSFLHSMNPLSKMAAVAGIIVLSVFTMNSIVLALMVLGIFLVSLKAGLQHELLRQLKLLVFLSVSLILLTVFTMKSGIILGFLIPAGILTANGILPVTTGALDFGVVLSLRFFAMLFAFQLLVVTTRPSDLMKALLEIHIPVDYVLMFVIALRFIPSLQVEGQRIHEAQLARGYNPGKGFRGKVRSIKPLLVPLVANSLGRTQVLGLTMDMRGYRDRHGVDKGRLVWNNMDFAAVGCVALMGIGVILTGLI; encoded by the coding sequence ATGAAGGAGATTATGCAGTACATTAATAGTGACAGCTTTTTACACAGTATGAATCCGCTCTCCAAAATGGCAGCTGTAGCAGGAATTATAGTTCTGAGTGTTTTTACAATGAATTCTATAGTCCTGGCCCTTATGGTGCTGGGAATCTTTCTGGTGTCTCTCAAAGCCGGACTACAGCATGAACTTCTCAGACAGCTCAAGCTTCTTGTTTTCCTGAGTGTAAGCCTGATACTACTAACGGTCTTCACCATGAAAAGTGGAATAATCCTGGGTTTTCTTATCCCGGCCGGAATTCTTACTGCCAACGGGATACTTCCAGTCACTACCGGAGCTCTGGACTTTGGAGTAGTTCTTTCCCTCCGATTCTTTGCAATGCTCTTTGCGTTTCAGCTTCTTGTGGTCACCACAAGGCCCAGTGACCTCATGAAAGCCCTTCTGGAAATCCACATCCCTGTGGATTATGTGCTTATGTTCGTAATTGCCCTTCGCTTCATCCCGAGCTTGCAGGTCGAAGGGCAGCGTATCCATGAAGCCCAACTTGCAAGGGGCTACAACCCAGGAAAAGGGTTCCGTGGAAAGGTAAGGAGTATAAAGCCGCTTCTTGTGCCCCTGGTGGCAAATTCTCTTGGAAGGACCCAGGTTCTCGGCCTGACGATGGATATGAGAGGATACAGGGACAGACATGGCGTGGACAAGGGCAGGCTTGTCTGGAATAATATGGACTTTGCGGCCGTGGGCTGTGTAGCGCTTATGGGAATCGGCGTAATACTTACAGGACTGATATAA
- a CDS encoding AMP-binding protein, which yields MHLIEESLGNYFEKQVAVDPDHEFIIYPDRNLRFTYGQFNERVNNLAKGLLAIGITKGDHVGIWAKNVPDWLTFMFATAKIGAVLVTVNTAYKSHEVEYVLKQSDMKALAMIDSYRDVDYLEIINELVPELKTSERGRLKSKNFPYLKSIIYVGQEKHRGMYNTNELMLLGSHYPDDKLREIMTSVDCDDVVNMQYTSGTTGFPKGVMLTHKNILNNGLSIGDRQRFTYVDKLCFPVPLFHCFGIVLGVMAVLTHRATLVMLEVFDPLLVLAAVHKEKCTALYGVPTMFIAEYTHPMFDMFDLSSLRTGIMAGSTCPVEAMKKVVNDMHCYQITSVYGLTEASPGMTQTAVDDPLELRVETVGKHFPSVEVRVVDPDTNEPVPLNTVGEICCRGYNVMKGYYKMPEETKKVIDEDGWLHSGDLGTCDENGYYRITGRIKDMIIRGGENIYPREIEELLLTMPEITDVQVVGIPDKKYGEIVGAFVILKKGADFTEVDIRDYALSKVARYKVPKHIFIVDEFPLTASGKIQKYRLRELAVELLNEQGEKIAIE from the coding sequence ATGCATCTTATAGAAGAGTCCCTCGGTAATTACTTTGAAAAACAGGTGGCTGTAGACCCTGACCACGAGTTTATAATCTATCCTGACCGCAACCTTCGTTTTACCTATGGGCAGTTCAACGAACGGGTCAATAACCTTGCAAAAGGGCTGCTAGCTATAGGGATAACAAAAGGGGATCATGTAGGAATCTGGGCAAAAAATGTTCCTGATTGGCTTACCTTCATGTTTGCCACGGCAAAGATAGGAGCAGTACTTGTTACTGTGAATACTGCCTACAAGAGCCATGAGGTCGAATATGTATTAAAACAGTCCGATATGAAGGCTCTGGCTATGATTGATAGTTACAGAGACGTTGATTATCTCGAAATAATTAATGAACTGGTCCCTGAGCTCAAAACCTCTGAGAGGGGGAGACTGAAAAGCAAAAACTTTCCCTATCTTAAGAGTATAATTTATGTAGGACAGGAAAAGCACCGGGGTATGTATAACACAAATGAGCTTATGCTTCTTGGCAGTCATTATCCCGATGACAAGCTCCGCGAGATTATGACCAGCGTCGACTGTGACGATGTTGTCAATATGCAGTATACATCAGGTACTACCGGGTTTCCTAAAGGAGTCATGCTGACCCATAAAAATATCCTGAATAACGGGCTTTCTATTGGAGACCGCCAGAGGTTTACCTATGTAGACAAACTCTGTTTTCCCGTGCCACTTTTTCACTGTTTTGGGATAGTACTAGGAGTTATGGCCGTTCTGACTCACAGAGCAACGCTTGTTATGCTCGAAGTTTTTGATCCTCTATTAGTACTTGCCGCTGTCCATAAAGAGAAATGTACAGCGCTTTACGGCGTGCCAACAATGTTTATTGCCGAGTATACACATCCCATGTTCGACATGTTTGACCTATCATCTCTCAGGACAGGAATTATGGCGGGTTCGACCTGCCCCGTGGAAGCCATGAAAAAGGTCGTAAACGATATGCACTGCTATCAGATTACCAGTGTTTACGGGCTTACGGAAGCATCCCCTGGTATGACCCAAACTGCTGTAGACGATCCTCTAGAACTCAGGGTCGAAACTGTTGGTAAGCATTTCCCGAGCGTAGAGGTCAGGGTTGTTGATCCCGATACCAATGAGCCTGTGCCCCTAAATACTGTAGGAGAGATATGTTGTCGCGGGTATAACGTAATGAAAGGTTACTATAAGATGCCTGAAGAAACGAAAAAAGTTATCGATGAAGACGGTTGGCTTCACAGTGGAGACCTTGGAACCTGTGACGAAAACGGTTACTACAGAATCACAGGCAGGATTAAGGACATGATTATCCGGGGAGGAGAAAACATATATCCAAGGGAAATTGAGGAACTCCTGCTTACCATGCCCGAAATTACAGACGTTCAGGTTGTGGGCATCCCTGACAAAAAATACGGGGAAATTGTAGGTGCCTTTGTGATTCTCAAAAAAGGTGCAGACTTTACAGAAGTCGATATCAGAGATTATGCTTTAAGCAAGGTCGCTCGCTATAAGGTTCCAAAACACATATTCATTGTAGATGAATTCCCACTGACAGCAAGCGGTAAGATTCAAAAATACAGGCTAAGGGAACTGGCTGTGGAGCTTCTTAATGAGCAAGGTGAAAAAATAGCAATTGAGTAA
- a CDS encoding thioesterase family protein, which translates to MFSTIVSPRFGDIDGLGHVNNTVLPVWFEIGRNSVFRLFSPDLDLSPDVWHLILVRTEFDFLHQMYFRSDVEIRTFIAKIGNSSFTVGHEAWQEGELKVKGKAVLVYYDFKLQKAMPLPDPIREILTAHMFPAMDNAETDTDSPCSI; encoded by the coding sequence ATGTTCAGTACAATTGTTAGTCCGCGCTTTGGGGACATAGACGGGCTTGGGCATGTGAATAACACTGTCCTCCCGGTCTGGTTCGAAATTGGAAGAAACTCAGTATTCCGGCTTTTTTCACCGGACCTTGATCTTAGCCCTGATGTATGGCACCTGATACTTGTCAGGACCGAGTTTGATTTTCTGCACCAGATGTATTTCAGGTCGGATGTGGAGATAAGAACTTTCATTGCAAAGATAGGAAACAGCTCATTTACTGTCGGGCATGAAGCATGGCAGGAAGGCGAGCTAAAGGTAAAGGGTAAGGCAGTGCTGGTTTACTACGACTTTAAGCTCCAGAAAGCAATGCCGCTTCCCGATCCAATCCGCGAAATTCTGACAGCGCATATGTTTCCTGCGATGGACAATGCTGAAACAGATACGGATTCCCCTTGCTCTATTTGA
- a CDS encoding helix-turn-helix domain-containing protein yields MSEENRVGSKIRQLREAREMTIEELAEASQSSEELIQQLENGALVPSLTPLLKIARALGVRLGTFLDDMPQSGPVIVRAGLSDNVVRFSGKTEKPRKSALEFYSLASDKADRNMEPFIIDIHPSPDESHQLSSHEGEEFIYILSGEIEIFYGKDVHRLNAGDSIYYDSIIPHDVHAAGKEDAKILAVVYAPL; encoded by the coding sequence ATGTCAGAGGAGAACCGTGTCGGTAGTAAGATACGCCAGCTTAGAGAAGCTAGGGAAATGACCATTGAAGAACTGGCTGAAGCCAGTCAGAGCAGCGAGGAGTTAATCCAGCAGCTAGAAAATGGGGCCCTGGTTCCTTCCTTAACACCTCTTTTAAAAATTGCCCGGGCTTTAGGCGTCCGTCTCGGTACTTTTCTGGACGATATGCCACAGAGCGGGCCTGTAATTGTCAGGGCAGGGCTGTCAGATAATGTAGTCCGTTTTTCGGGGAAGACCGAAAAACCCAGGAAGAGTGCTCTTGAGTTTTATTCACTTGCCTCCGATAAAGCAGACCGCAACATGGAGCCCTTTATAATTGATATTCATCCGTCTCCTGATGAAAGCCACCAGCTCTCTTCTCACGAAGGAGAGGAGTTCATTTATATTCTTTCCGGGGAAATTGAGATATTCTACGGAAAGGATGTCCATAGGCTAAACGCCGGAGACAGCATTTATTATGACTCTATTATCCCGCATGACGTCCATGCAGCAGGGAAAGAGGACGCAAAAATTCTAGCTGTAGTCTATGCTCCTCTGTAA
- a CDS encoding NADH:flavin oxidoreductase, producing the protein MIFDPITVCNLELQNRFVRSATHEFLAEEDGTPTSKLEDLYEELAKNEVGMIITGYSYVLPGGQSDIYQQGIYDDRFIEPYKKITEKVHRYRSKIVLQIVHGGRQASVSDEYPVPMAPSEVKDSHSAVVPREMTEQEILKVIEAFTKATVRAKKAGFDGVQLHCAHGFLLSNFISPYTNRRTDRWGGSVENRTRIVTEIVRRIKEEAGDSFPILVKMNATDGFQPCCSKAELGLDIFQAVEIAKLLEKAGVCAIEVSGGIGEAGGVTIRTAINTPAKEAYFRDCSKAIKSAVNIPVILVGGIRSLSVINDLLENGSADMISMSRAFISEPDIVLKFKSGKVKKARCVSCNLCFDPEGISCNFQFE; encoded by the coding sequence ATGATTTTTGACCCTATCACTGTCTGCAATCTGGAACTCCAGAACCGATTTGTAAGGTCCGCAACTCACGAATTTCTGGCTGAAGAAGACGGAACGCCTACATCAAAGCTCGAAGACCTTTATGAAGAGCTTGCAAAAAATGAGGTCGGGATGATCATAACTGGTTATTCTTATGTTCTTCCGGGTGGGCAGAGCGATATCTACCAGCAGGGCATCTATGATGATCGTTTTATCGAGCCCTATAAGAAGATTACCGAAAAAGTGCACAGATACAGAAGTAAAATCGTGCTCCAGATAGTTCACGGAGGGCGTCAGGCAAGCGTTTCGGACGAATATCCTGTCCCAATGGCTCCTTCGGAAGTAAAAGACAGCCATTCGGCAGTTGTGCCGAGGGAAATGACCGAACAGGAAATCCTGAAAGTAATCGAAGCTTTTACAAAGGCGACGGTCAGGGCAAAAAAAGCAGGTTTTGACGGGGTTCAGCTTCACTGTGCCCACGGCTTTCTTTTAAGTAATTTCATCTCTCCCTATACGAACAGGCGGACTGACCGTTGGGGAGGCTCGGTAGAAAACCGGACAAGAATAGTCACGGAAATTGTCAGGCGCATAAAAGAAGAGGCTGGAGATTCTTTTCCCATTCTGGTCAAAATGAATGCTACCGATGGCTTCCAGCCCTGTTGTTCAAAGGCTGAACTGGGACTTGACATTTTCCAGGCCGTAGAAATTGCAAAGCTTCTGGAAAAGGCTGGAGTCTGCGCAATTGAGGTAAGCGGAGGAATCGGTGAGGCAGGTGGGGTAACTATAAGGACTGCAATCAATACTCCTGCAAAAGAAGCATATTTTAGGGATTGTTCTAAAGCAATAAAAAGTGCAGTGAACATTCCAGTTATTCTTGTCGGCGGCATCAGGTCGCTTTCGGTTATTAATGATTTGCTTGAAAACGGATCTGCAGATATGATTTCAATGAGCAGGGCATTTATCAGCGAACCTGACATTGTTTTGAAATTCAAATCAGGAAAAGTTAAAAAGGCAAGGTGCGTGTCCTGTAATCTTTGTTTTGACCCTGAGGGTATAAGTTGCAATTTCCAGTTTGAGTAA
- the msrA gene encoding peptide-methionine (S)-S-oxide reductase MsrA: MEENQNAELNPDYFENPGSDLKKATFAAGCFWGIEEAFRQVKGVVATAVGFSGGHFERPTYEQVCTLDTGHAEAVRVIFDPKVVSYETLLDVFWKIHDPTTKDRQGPDVGKQYRSVIFYHDEKQKASALASKEKLEKSGVFKNPIVTEVVPVSEFYMAEEYHQQYFEKKGFLQNILRGLKK; the protein is encoded by the coding sequence GTGGAAGAAAACCAAAACGCTGAATTGAATCCTGATTATTTCGAAAATCCCGGAAGCGACCTGAAAAAAGCAACCTTTGCTGCAGGCTGCTTCTGGGGCATTGAAGAAGCTTTCCGACAGGTTAAAGGTGTAGTTGCAACTGCGGTTGGCTTCAGCGGCGGGCATTTTGAACGCCCTACTTATGAACAGGTCTGCACCCTTGATACCGGGCATGCCGAAGCAGTTCGGGTAATTTTCGACCCAAAAGTGGTGTCTTATGAAACCTTACTTGATGTCTTCTGGAAAATCCATGACCCCACTACAAAGGACAGACAGGGACCTGATGTTGGAAAACAATACCGCTCAGTTATCTTTTATCATGACGAGAAGCAAAAGGCTTCTGCTTTGGCTTCAAAAGAAAAGCTTGAAAAATCAGGGGTTTTCAAGAACCCTATAGTTACTGAGGTTGTGCCGGTTTCGGAATTCTATATGGCCGAAGAGTATCACCAGCAGTATTTTGAAAAGAAAGGCTTTCTGCAGAACATACTTCGAGGTTTGAAGAAATAA
- a CDS encoding YbhB/YbcL family Raf kinase inhibitor-like protein, giving the protein MNRKTGAVVLIFLFAAIVFISGCVQNEKVGAPVNKEFPEDGKGDESMNIQSIKVSSSAFESNGSIPGKYTCDGQNINPPLEFEGIPEEAESLVIIVDDPDAPTKTFTHWIVWNIEPVAKIEEDSIPGIEGLNDFKKIGYGGPCPPSGTHRYFFRVYALDKNLDLKAGAGRKGLENEMIGHIIAEGELMGKYSRK; this is encoded by the coding sequence ATGAATAGAAAGACCGGTGCAGTTGTTCTGATATTCTTGTTTGCAGCAATTGTTTTCATTTCGGGATGTGTCCAAAATGAGAAAGTCGGAGCGCCTGTAAATAAGGAGTTTCCCGAAGACGGTAAAGGGGATGAGAGCATGAATATTCAAAGTATAAAGGTTTCTAGCAGCGCATTTGAATCTAATGGTAGTATTCCAGGAAAGTACACCTGTGATGGGCAAAATATAAATCCGCCTTTGGAATTTGAAGGCATTCCTGAAGAGGCTGAAAGTTTAGTAATCATAGTAGACGATCCTGATGCTCCCACGAAGACATTCACACACTGGATTGTCTGGAACATAGAACCTGTGGCGAAAATAGAAGAAGATAGTATACCTGGGATTGAGGGTTTAAACGATTTCAAGAAAATAGGATACGGAGGACCATGTCCACCCTCAGGAACTCACAGGTATTTCTTCCGAGTCTATGCTCTGGACAAGAATCTGGATCTTAAAGCAGGAGCAGGAAGAAAAGGCCTCGAAAACGAAATGATAGGGCATATTATTGCTGAAGGGGAATTGATGGGAAAATACAGCAGAAAATAA
- a CDS encoding potassium channel family protein — protein MFPKEFRYSPKNLKDLLTEMKDTSELMVDLAYSAMIYDDEDVAEEVLNLEDKMDTLDYHIKMAAMLSTRRVDEAEGLLGVLQVAACSENIANAAGDIAKIVLMNMGIPMELKVALREAEETIVRATVAAESSMSGRTLGDLELDIETGMWIIAIRRNEDWIYDPDKETRLRQGDVLIARGHDEGVTLFFEMATTKKFVPKEIEHDKLLKDLEHAVDIIVDMKNMSELSVGLAYSAILFDNEDIAYEVSALESEMDSMKYELQHWVLETAKHFEDVNMLRGILHLASASEAISDAAYGIADTVLRDIELHPIITLAVRNSEEVITRLQVEKCSPIVGKTFSELKLETETGLHVMAIKRADRWVYAPKGNTVVQAGDMLIARGSRIGEGALIEMCECKLNQ, from the coding sequence ATGTTCCCTAAAGAATTCAGATACAGTCCAAAGAACCTCAAGGATCTTTTGACTGAGATGAAGGATACTTCCGAACTCATGGTAGACCTTGCATACTCTGCAATGATTTACGATGATGAGGATGTTGCAGAAGAGGTACTCAATCTTGAAGATAAGATGGATACCCTCGATTATCACATTAAGATGGCCGCGATGTTAAGCACACGCAGGGTTGATGAGGCCGAAGGCCTCCTGGGAGTTTTACAGGTTGCTGCGTGTTCGGAAAATATCGCTAACGCTGCAGGCGATATTGCCAAGATAGTTCTCATGAACATGGGAATTCCGATGGAACTGAAAGTTGCTCTCAGGGAAGCGGAAGAGACCATAGTCAGGGCAACAGTTGCCGCAGAATCTTCAATGTCAGGACGTACGCTTGGCGACCTCGAACTTGATATCGAGACAGGCATGTGGATTATTGCTATCAGGAGAAATGAGGACTGGATTTATGACCCTGACAAAGAAACTCGCCTCCGGCAGGGAGATGTTTTGATTGCCAGAGGTCATGATGAAGGAGTCACGCTATTTTTCGAGATGGCCACAACAAAGAAATTCGTACCAAAGGAGATCGAGCACGATAAGCTTTTGAAAGACCTTGAGCATGCCGTGGATATTATCGTGGATATGAAGAATATGTCCGAACTCTCGGTAGGGCTTGCATACTCTGCTATTCTTTTTGATAACGAAGATATAGCGTATGAGGTTAGTGCCCTGGAGTCCGAAATGGACTCTATGAAATATGAACTTCAGCACTGGGTGCTTGAAACCGCAAAGCATTTTGAGGATGTGAACATGCTCAGGGGAATCCTGCACCTTGCAAGTGCCTCTGAAGCTATTTCCGACGCTGCCTACGGAATTGCGGATACCGTACTCAGGGACATAGAACTTCACCCCATTATCACCCTTGCGGTCAGAAACTCCGAAGAGGTTATAACCAGGCTCCAGGTCGAGAAATGTTCTCCTATAGTCGGAAAGACTTTTTCTGAATTGAAGCTTGAGACCGAAACCGGGCTGCACGTAATGGCAATCAAAAGGGCTGACCGCTGGGTCTATGCTCCGAAAGGAAATACAGTTGTTCAGGCAGGAGATATGCTTATTGCACGCGGCTCAAGGATTGGAGAAGGGGCGCTTATAGAAATGTGTGAGTGTAAACTTAACCAGTAA